ATACTCATTTCCCATAAACTCCAGTATTCTTCACCATATTTTTTCGAATCTCGAAGTAACCCCTCTTTTATAAATCCTGCTTTTTCGTAACAGGCGATAGCAGAAACATTAAAATCAAATATCCCAAGACTAACTCTATGTAGTTGAAGTTCATCAAATGCGATTTTAAGAATTTCCTTAATCATTTGCTGACCTATTCCTTTACCTCTAGTGTTTTTATCACCGACTAATACTTTTCCAACTCTTGCAGATTTGTTTTTTCTATCAATTTCCCTCAAAGAGATATGACCAATAGTTACACCAGTTTCATTATCAATTACTTTATAAACCATAGTTTCTGCTTTTTCAGTATTGGCATTTTCAATGTACTTTTCTAATTGAGTATCATTCAAGGGGTAATCAAACCACGGACCTCCCCATTGAAGTAAGAATGCAGGTGAATCAATCCAATTGATAAGTTGTTTGAAATCAGAACACTCAAAATACTTTAGCTCTACCATAAATACCTTCTCCCTTTGATATCAACTTTAACACTTTACCACTTTATATGATAAAGTATATTCTAATAATTCCTTGTTCTTCAACTTTTCTTTAAAGGCCTTGCTCCACAATATGGCCCTAAGCATAAAGAAAGAGCACAATTCTTGTTAGATAATCGCGCCCGATTGTTGAATATCGTTATTAAAGTAACGTGGCACTTTAATAAGGTTTATAAATCATTATTGATTACCATTCAATATCTATATATATTTCTGAAAGCAGTCTTTCCTCGATTGTCCCATTCTTAAAAAGAAGTTCGGGGGTTTCAAACTCTTGTGTAAGTGAACCTTTTACCTTTGTAAGATAATATCCATCTGGGTTTTGACTAATCCAGTATTCTTCATTTTGGTAATAAAAATTAAATTCTTCTCCCCAAGCTACACGTTCTTGGAATTCTTTAAATTCATCCTTGGTCATTTCTCCCCCTCTTTCCCAGTTTATTATATAAACGCGCCCGATTGTTGAAGATCGTTATAGAAGTAAAGTAACTGTGAGATTGCCTCCTCTATCTGTGTTTTCGTAAACAATTATAGTCATTACAAATTCTTAATTTAGTAACGATTACAATGCTACTGTTTATTTATTTTATACATTATTAAAACTAAGAAATCCCCAACTTTTAGATTGAGGAAAATACGATTAATTTTTATGATGCAAATATTCATCTTTTTGTTTCAAGAATACTTTTTATTTTTTTCAAATCTTTATTGTTTGCTCTATTCATCATTAAAGACATAAACGGAGCAAACACCTTTGAAAATCCAGTCGGTATCCCTTTGTTACGAAGAGTCATTCGGGTCGAATTGTCGTCAAGGGATTCCCAAGTATAGGTTGTTTCCATTGGAAAAGGTCCTTGAGCAGTTTTCATTATAAGTTTTTTGCCAGGAATGTAATCTATTACTTGATATATATAAGCGAGATCACGTCCTAAAAATTTGGCCTTAAATGCAATGTTAGAACCAATACTTAACGGTTTTTGAGTTTTCCATTCAACTGATTTAATATTTACATACCATTTTGGGGCATTGTCAGGGTTTGCTGCGTACTCAGAAACTTTTTCACAAGGAGAATGAATAATTATTTCTGTTAAAACGTCTACCATTTCCTATACCTTCCTTTATAAATAGTGTCAAAATTGAGGGCCATGTAATTGTATATTTCTGACAAACATATGATCAATCAACTTACAACCAATGAGCATCAGGTGCTCTTTTGAAATATGGAAAGTGGATTTTTTGTCAATAGTAAGATTTATCGTCAGCCATCCCCTTTTTTTGTGTACCAAACTGGGAACATGGTGCGATGTTAAAATCCATCCTTTTGTGCCGTTAAGGATGGATTTTTAATTGTTTTAACATACATAAAAACCTTTACTTTATTTGCAAGAAATAATCCTTAGGATGTAGATTTCTGTGTTTAATTTCTTTAAACACAAAGTCAATAAAGTCTTTTTCCATATGTTGCTCAATTGCCTTTTTATAAATAGTCAATAATAGATTGTTTTCCACATAAAACCAGCTATAATGCATTATGTAACATTTCTCCCCCATAAAAACTTTTGCCTTATTTTATGAATTACATAAGAGAAATTTTGACAAAAAATATTATTATCAGGAAATGGATTCGTCTATTGAAAATTACAACACATAAATATTTACGAAGTTAGTTGATCAAACGCCTTATATTATTTAAATTTTCTTGTTGATCTCGTTTTTTATTTTGCTTGTAAATATAATTAATCATTGTCATAGATTTAATGCCTAAGATAGCAAGTATTATTGAATAAATCGACGTTAAAACCACACCACTTATAGCAATCCAAAATAATGTTGTGATCTTATTTCCTTTGCCTAACATTCAAAGCCCTCCAGAACAACTTTAATAATTATTATCCTGTACAAAACATGGAAAATTATCATTATTTGCTAAAAAATTGAAATTATAGGGCACTGTGATTTAGTTATATATCAATACCTGATAATCTTTTTAGTATAAAAATTACGGTTAAATTGAAAAATAAACCTGTAAGGTTAAGGAACAGTATATTTGTATTCCCAGCTTACAAATGTCTTTTTCTTACCCTTTCCTCCAGGGCATTGCTCTACATGTCATTATCCTAAATATGCTAAGAGCAGGCTCGTACGTTAGCAGCGTGCTCCTAGCGAATAGCCCTCCTTATTAGTATTAGTAAGGAGGGCTTATTCCATTTCGGTTGCCTTAATGGCAGCCATTTAGCCTTTAGAGCAAGGTAAAGAGAAAAAAAGACAGGCGAAAGCTTGGCATCCATGCGTTTAAATAAAATAAAGGCTGTTTTCGCAACTTTGTTGTTTTTAACAACTCTTTTTATAAAATGGTTTTTAATTTATTTGGGAATGAATAAAAGAAGAAAAGTGTGTGATAAAGGAATCTTAGCTTCTTTGGTTGTTTTAGGTGTTGCGACTCTACGCTACCTAGAGCAAAGAGAAAAGCGCCTCTACCTCCAGTTAAAGATAGAGCGCGCTAAACAAAAGAAGAAAAAGAAAAAGAACTCCCAACGTCGGAAGCGTTAAGGAGTTCTAAGAACCTCAAACGGAGGGAAGGAGCTTGCTCCTTTCCTCCACCATTTACTTGTATGTTACTTTTACCCTCTTTATACCAAAAAGAACAAGGGAAGTGAGCGTTTGATGTCAACTTTTTCATTATGCCTATCATTGATAGCTTTTATTCTCTCTCTCAGTAATTACATCACGGCAAGACGGGACCGAAAACGGGAAGAGGAAGAGCTAAAAAGAGAGAAAGAGGAGCAAGAGATGGAAGAGCAAGAGATGGAGGAGCAAGAAATAGAGGAGCAAGAAATAGAAGAAATCCGTCAGTATTTAAATGCCTTAAACAAAAATGAAAACAAAGAAGAACGTCTGGTCTATCAAGTGATGGATTTGCAGTTGATTAAATATAGAGGAATCCAAACAGGAGATATTGTTCCAAATGATAAGGTAGCAATGGCTATAGATAAATCTATAGAGGGATTTATCTGGCTGTATGAAAAAGGTTATTCGCTTGAAAGGAATATTAAAGAATTGGTAAAAGAAGAAGAAGAAAAGCTACAATATGAAGAAATGATGAACGCATTTGCAGTTTTGAACGATTTCATGAGTACGCATATGGCTTTAACGCGATAAGAAGAGAAAGATCAGATGGACTATTACATTTGGTCTTTTTTTATCGGTATTTCCAATTCCAAAATAAAAAGCCAAATTTCTCAATATTTAAATTAAGAAATTTGGCTTTCTTGTTGCTCTGGAAAAGCGCCCGATTGTTGAATACCTTTCCTTCTAACTCAATGAGTTCTTATGGTATTTTACCAATATCTGAAACCCAAAAAATGAAGTACTATTAACTCTATAAAACCAATGCTTTGTATTAGCAATTAAAGTGAGCCTGAAGCTTGGCTGACCAATGACACTAGCTGCCTTGAATCAAACGTATCCCCTTCACGCAGCTTCATTGTTTTTCTTTCCGGTGGACCATCGAACATGCCTTCAGGAAGCTCCAACTCGGCAGCATTAAAGATCGTAAAGCTAACCGCATTTTTTGATGTTGAGATGACAGCAGCGTATTTTCCGTTTTTCAAAAAATGGGGTTTCTTATACTGAATACGTTCATGGACATCCGGTATAGCCTGGTGGACGACCTCACGTAAATTTGTAGATAGTTCTCCCTGCCATGGTTCTTTTAACGCTTTAATAAAATCAGTTACTTCCTGATTCATTATGCATACTCTCCTTTTTGTATGTAGTGAATTTTTTTAATTTGGGATGGTTTACGGTTTGGTAATCATCCATGTAACACCGAATTTATCTATAACTTCTCCATAGTATGCGCCCCATGGCTGCAAAACAAAGGGATACTTGTTTTCTCCACCCTCACCAAGCTTGGTATATGCCTCTCTAGCTTCAGACTCATTGTCATAGGTTAAAGCAAGACTGATGCTGCGGCTGCTCGATACCGGTTCAAAGGAATCAGTGATCATTAGCATATTCCTTCCAGCTACCATCAAAGACAGATGCATAACTTTATCCTTCATCGCTTCTGGAGTTCCTGGTGCTTCACCGAATGTTTTAATTAATAGAATTTCCCCACCGAGTGACTCTACGTAAAAATCCGCCTGGCTTCTTGCATCCTCCGACATTAGATAAGAGTTTAATTGTGCTCCCATTTTTTCAACAACCTTTCCATTTTTTATTTGTCCTTCGATAAATACAACGAATAAACATTGGTGAAATCGACAAAAGTAAAAAACTTTTTTAAATTTTTTTTAACATGTTGAGTTGGTTCTCTAAATCGGCTTCCATGACCAGCGTTCCAGAGTCTCGTAAGAAACCCTGATTCTCTTTGAGCTTACGAACTTCGATTTTACACTCGTCTCGACCCGGAACCGGCATCCGTAGAGCCAAATTGAATGCCTCATCTTCTGAGTTGACATCGATCAGGATATATTCCGCAATAAGCTCTTGATCAACCGGAAACGGGCCGGCCAGTATTTCCGGCCATCCACTATCAGATGGATGCATTATCCTTATCCCGGTTGAGCTTGGATGGAGTTCCTCTGCAGAAATGAGCACACCGGCGCTGGCCAAAGACTTCTTGTACGCAATCATTGCATCGTTGTGTTCCCGGCTGTAATTTACCCCTGCTTCCGAGTACCCGGTCGCCTTGACAATGAACATAAATCGCATTATTGTTTCCCTCCCTTATGGGAAGATCACTTTAAGGCAATATTCACTGCCGTAACTCTTCCCTTACTATATCGACGATTGGGAAACCCTGTTATCGACAATACTGTAAAAAATTATTTTGATATGCGAGAATCACATTCAGCTGCCCGGTTGAGTAAAAGTTTCCGTTCACGCTCATTCAGAGTCATAGATGCTGCTTGTTCAAATTCTTTACGAGCTTCATCGACCCTCCCAAGCTTCACCAGAAAGTCTCCACGAACGCTCGGTAGAAGATGGTATCCCTTTAAGGAAGATTCTTCAGCGAGCTCGTCGACAATCTGAAGTCCAAAGGCAGGTCCAAACGCCATAGATACGGCGACTGCCCGGTTTAATTCGACGATTGGCGATGGAGTAACTCTTGACAATGCTTCATAAAGGGCTGCAATACGAATCCAATCGGTATTATCCGAGGTAGGTGCCTGTGCATGACAAACCGAAATCGAAGCCTGCAGCGAGTAAGGTCCGAGCGGTCGTCCAAGCTTTCGGCTACGCTCTAATGCCTCTAATCCGCGACGAATTAACAATTGATCCCACTCGGCCCGGTTCTGATCCATGAGAAGAACAGGTTCGCCCATAGAGTTAACCCGCGTTTTAAAGCGCGATGATTGAATCTCCATAAGGGCGACTAATCCATGAACTTCCGGCTCATGAGGTACGATCTCGGCCAGTACACGTCCGAGTCTTAGCGCCTCCTGACAAAGGAGCGGACGGATCCATTGATCCCCGGAGGTTGCCGAATATCCTTCGTTGAACATAAGGTAAATCACCTCAAGTACTGCAGAAAGGCGATCTTTAAGTTCTTCTCCTGCCGGCACCTCAAAAGGAACCTTTTTGTCTCTAAGAGTTCTCTTGGCTCGGACAATTCGCTGTGCAATCGTTGCTTCAGCAGCTAGAAAAGAACGTGCAATTTCATCCGTTGTAAGCCCACATAACAAGCGAAGTGTAAGAGCTACTCTAGCCTCCTGAGATAACACCGGATGGCAGGTCATAAAAATCAGACGAAGAAGATCGTCACCGATCTCCCCGGCTAAAGTATGGTTTATGTCATCCTCTGTATATAAATCAGTATTGCGGGCGATCTCTGTGTACTTCTGATTACACAGTTTGGTCCTGCGTATAAGGTCAATCGCACGTCGCTTCGCCGTCGTCATAAGCCAAGCACCTGGTTTGTCTGGAATGCCGGTCTGTGGCCATTGTTCAAGGGCAACCATCAAAGCATCGTGGGCAAGATCCTCAGCAAGACCGACATCCCGTACTATTCGAGTTAACCCCGCAATAAGCTTTGCTGACTCTATTCGCCATATTCCATCAATGGTTCGATGTGTATCGGACAAACTCACGCTTGTTTCTGCTCCTCAACCTTTTTACGAAGTGCTTCTTCTTTCGCCAACCACTCGGGATTGTCTGTTAAGTCCTCTACCATCATTACCTGCCTGAGCTCAATCTCTCCCTGGCCAAATCCATGGGGGTCCGGCATACGCAGTGCCCATTCAATGGCTTCTTCTCTCGATTTGACATCAATCAGCGTATATCCTGCAATCAATTCTTTTGCCTCCGTAAACGGACCATCAATAATCTTCGGTTTACCTCCAGGTTCCGGATAGGAAATTCTGATTCCGTTTGAGCTGGCCATGAGGCCATCAGCCGCTAGCAAGACACCGGCCTTTACCAATTCTTCGTTATATTTCTGCATGGCATCAATAAGCTCCTGGCTGGGCATAACCCCCGCCTCTGAATCTGTTGTAGCTTTGACAATCATCATAAATCTCATTTTGTATACCTCCTATTTATTTGTTAAGTTTCTTAACTGATGTAAAACCTTCGGGTAAGTCCGCTTCTATATATACAACGAATTAACCTTAACCGGATCGACAGCTATATAAATTTTTTCTCCGTATTACTTTCGGCGACAAGCAGTAAAAATCCTGTCTATCAATAATAGGGCAGGACAGGCAAACAATCGGTCCATGCCTATGAGACTATCTACTAAGATTCACCCTATTATTAAAGGTGTTGTTCCAGAATCTGGCCCGATTGCTGAACCAAGTAAAAAAGCAAACCTATTATATGTTCAAAAACTCGTCATCTTCTGAACACTCTTTTTTTGATTTGAAATGAAATTAGTTGTCAAATCAAAAAGAAGAGTGTTTAAGCAGAATGTCACTTTAGGATATAATTTAGGCTTATTTTATTTGCTATTTTGCTCATCCAAATTAAGAAACCCAGCTATTTATGAAGATTAGCTGGGTTTCTTAATTATTCACATCCAATTATTCACAAAACTATTATAATCGGTTTCCACATGTCCATCAAGGTATGTGGTGGCATCCCTTATAGCATATTGTTTTTCTCATACGAATTTAAGGCATTTACACCATGACTCAAGGCTGCTCCGGCTTTTACTGCAGATGCAACGATAATTGCCTCCATAACCTCAACCATAGTTCCCCCATATTTCTTATATTTGTTCACATGAACATCAATACAATAGGGGCAACCAGTCGTATGAGCCACCGCAATCGCAATAAGTTCCTTTGTTTTTGTTGATATTAATCCAGATACAAACGCTTCCTTCTCAAATGTTAAGAAGGCTTTTGAGGGTGCTGGTGCCAGTTTTATCAGCTCATTAATTCGTTTTAAATAAGAATTTCGATAAAGAACATCGTCACCTTTGTAAAGGTCGTTTGGATTTCCCATGGAGATCCTCCTTCATTAATGAATGTTGTCTCCATAATCATATAATCTAAAAGAGGAAAATTTCTGTAACTATATCACAGAAAACGGCTGAATTTTTGTTGTAAATCCTTTCGTTGGATGTTTATGATTTTCCCACGATGTAAAGTAAGAAATCCCTCCTTCTCAAACTGCTTTAGTGTTCGGCTAACAACTTCCCTTGCTGTCCCTAACTCAATAGACAACCTCTCGTGGGTTATGATTATTTCGTCGGAATACTGAGAGGTATGTTTAATGAGATAATCTGCAATTCGATCGTCTATCCCTTTAAAAGCAATCTCTTCTACAAGCTGAGTCACAGTTGACATTTTACGAATAAATAATCCGTATATAAATCTGCTTAACGAATCATATGTATGTATCCAGTTCCGAAAAGTTTCGGCTGGTATGATTAAGGCTTCAACATCACTTTCGATTGCGGCATAAGCCTCATATTCTAAATCACCTAATACGCTAGCTACCATCATTAGACAAACGCCACCGCTATGAACCCGATAGAGGGTAATCTCCCTACCATTTTCTCCAACCCTATAAATGCGTACACAGCCATCCAAAATAAAAATAGCATGGTGTAAGCGATGCCCCTTTGCAAAAGCTACAGGAGTGGTTGGAACTTGCACTATAGAAATATCTGTTCTATTCCATTCCTTAGCTTCAATAGAGGAGAGGCAAGGGAAACATTTTATAACTTGATTTAGTTTACTGATCATTTGTTCCTCCTAATCATTATTAAATCTATGTTTAAACAATTTTATTGTAAACTAAACAACTGTTTGGTTGCTTAACGGGTTAATATGGGGTACTGCCCACAAATCGCGCTTATCTTAACTTCAGCTTGTGGCCAGACCCATTTTGCTTTGTTGGTGTCAGTAATCCTAATTCTTCATAAAATATTAACGTCCTTACTGTTGTACTTGCACGCTTTCCAAATTCACTAATTGTAAAAGCAGTTCTTGATTTTTCATAAAATAATACCTCCATCAACGTTGGTATAATTTAAGATTAGCGTATGATGTAACGGAGGGAGCAAGCAAAATTATAATAATCGGGTCCGTTTGTTGGAGATTTCCACAAAATGATCCTATACATA
Above is a genomic segment from Neobacillus endophyticus containing:
- a CDS encoding DUF1801 domain-containing protein — its product is MNQEVTDFIKALKEPWQGELSTNLREVVHQAIPDVHERIQYKKPHFLKNGKYAAVISTSKNAVSFTIFNAAELELPEGMFDGPPERKTMKLREGDTFDSRQLVSLVSQASGSL
- a CDS encoding VOC family protein, whose translation is MGAQLNSYLMSEDARSQADFYVESLGGEILLIKTFGEAPGTPEAMKDKVMHLSLMVAGRNMLMITDSFEPVSSSRSISLALTYDNESEAREAYTKLGEGGENKYPFVLQPWGAYYGEVIDKFGVTWMITKP
- a CDS encoding YciI family protein; protein product: MRFMMIVKATTDSEAGVMPSQELIDAMQKYNEELVKAGVLLAADGLMASSNGIRISYPEPGGKPKIIDGPFTEAKELIAGYTLIDVKSREEAIEWALRMPDPHGFGQGEIELRQVMMVEDLTDNPEWLAKEEALRKKVEEQKQA
- a CDS encoding MerR family DNA-binding transcriptional regulator; protein product: MEVLFYEKSRTAFTISEFGKRASTTVRTLIFYEELGLLTPTKQNGSGHKLKLR
- a CDS encoding SRPBCC family protein, which gives rise to MVDVLTEIIIHSPCEKVSEYAANPDNAPKWYVNIKSVEWKTQKPLSIGSNIAFKAKFLGRDLAYIYQVIDYIPGKKLIMKTAQGPFPMETTYTWESLDDNSTRMTLRNKGIPTGFSKVFAPFMSLMMNRANNKDLKKIKSILETKR
- a CDS encoding RNA polymerase sigma factor is translated as MSLSDTHRTIDGIWRIESAKLIAGLTRIVRDVGLAEDLAHDALMVALEQWPQTGIPDKPGAWLMTTAKRRAIDLIRRTKLCNQKYTEIARNTDLYTEDDINHTLAGEIGDDLLRLIFMTCHPVLSQEARVALTLRLLCGLTTDEIARSFLAAEATIAQRIVRAKRTLRDKKVPFEVPAGEELKDRLSAVLEVIYLMFNEGYSATSGDQWIRPLLCQEALRLGRVLAEIVPHEPEVHGLVALMEIQSSRFKTRVNSMGEPVLLMDQNRAEWDQLLIRRGLEALERSRKLGRPLGPYSLQASISVCHAQAPTSDNTDWIRIAALYEALSRVTPSPIVELNRAVAVSMAFGPAFGLQIVDELAEESSLKGYHLLPSVRGDFLVKLGRVDEARKEFEQAASMTLNERERKLLLNRAAECDSRISK
- a CDS encoding YciI family protein, coding for MRFMFIVKATGYSEAGVNYSREHNDAMIAYKKSLASAGVLISAEELHPSSTGIRIMHPSDSGWPEILAGPFPVDQELIAEYILIDVNSEDEAFNLALRMPVPGRDECKIEVRKLKENQGFLRDSGTLVMEADLENQLNMLKKI
- the sda gene encoding sporulation histidine kinase inhibitor Sda: MGEKCYIMHYSWFYVENNLLLTIYKKAIEQHMEKDFIDFVFKEIKHRNLHPKDYFLQIK
- a CDS encoding carboxymuconolactone decarboxylase family protein, whose protein sequence is MGNPNDLYKGDDVLYRNSYLKRINELIKLAPAPSKAFLTFEKEAFVSGLISTKTKELIAIAVAHTTGCPYCIDVHVNKYKKYGGTMVEVMEAIIVASAVKAGAALSHGVNALNSYEKNNML
- a CDS encoding Crp/Fnr family transcriptional regulator; the protein is MISKLNQVIKCFPCLSSIEAKEWNRTDISIVQVPTTPVAFAKGHRLHHAIFILDGCVRIYRVGENGREITLYRVHSGGVCLMMVASVLGDLEYEAYAAIESDVEALIIPAETFRNWIHTYDSLSRFIYGLFIRKMSTVTQLVEEIAFKGIDDRIADYLIKHTSQYSDEIIITHERLSIELGTAREVVSRTLKQFEKEGFLTLHRGKIINIQRKDLQQKFSRFL
- a CDS encoding GNAT family N-acetyltransferase; amino-acid sequence: MVELKYFECSDFKQLINWIDSPAFLLQWGGPWFDYPLNDTQLEKYIENANTEKAETMVYKVIDNETGVTIGHISLREIDRKNKSARVGKVLVGDKNTRGKGIGQQMIKEILKIAFDELQLHRVSLGIFDFNVSAIACYEKAGFIKEGLLRDSKKYGEEYWSLWEMSILENEWLKTKNV